In a single window of the Nocardiopsis composta genome:
- a CDS encoding DUF3592 domain-containing protein, producing MKNTPRSAAKRPFSFFSLILGFFTLVLLILGIVFTVLGFQDYSGHSGRAEAVVTDVVREVHQDSDDRRERVDIDVYVSYRVDGTDYTDVRLNGLNTDEHGEGESLTVAYAPEDPGAPVTVQSTEEGSMDVFRYVGIGLLALAVATGAGAVAVLVRAVRAARG from the coding sequence TTGAAGAACACGCCCCGCTCGGCGGCCAAGCGGCCGTTCTCCTTCTTCTCCCTGATCCTGGGGTTCTTCACCCTGGTCCTGCTGATCCTCGGGATCGTCTTCACCGTCCTGGGGTTCCAGGACTACAGCGGCCACAGCGGGCGCGCCGAAGCCGTGGTCACCGACGTGGTCCGCGAGGTCCACCAGGACTCCGACGACCGCCGGGAGCGGGTCGACATCGACGTGTACGTCAGCTACCGGGTCGACGGGACCGACTACACCGACGTCCGGCTGAACGGGCTGAACACCGACGAGCACGGCGAAGGGGAGTCGCTCACCGTGGCCTACGCCCCCGAGGACCCCGGCGCCCCGGTGACCGTGCAGAGCACCGAGGAGGGCAGCATGGACGTCTTCCGCTACGTCGGCATCGGCCTGCTGGCCCTCGCGGTCGCCACCGGGGCCGGTGCGGTGGCCGTCCTGGTCCGCGCGGTGCGCGCCGCCCGGGGCTGA
- a CDS encoding styrene monooxygenase/indole monooxygenase family protein — protein sequence MRKILIVGAGQSGLQLAIGLLGDGYDVTLATLQSPDELRAGRVLSTQCLFGTALRRERRHRLAFWDGAAPEITGVGMTIADDRGAAEASWTGRLREPAQSVDQRVKMAAWLEEFERRGGRTVYHGVTLSDLEWFGGAYDLTVVAAGKGELSALFEPDRARTRPTGARRTLALAYVHGMAEHPAGAVMHRSAVPGAGEVITLPALTGSGRCHAVLVEAVPGGPMDRPVPSRPQSGMVLESILDVLRDTAPWVYERCAEVRPTDAGAEARGGYAPAVRNPVGRLPDGTAVLGMADAIVVNDPITSQGANAASACAEVYRRAIVDHGGRPFDEEFMRGAFTAYWRHARHVTAWSEVMLDGPPHAWELLRAAADHPELADRFAAAFDDPSDLIGWFLHPERAYAHLDRVRFGTRG from the coding sequence ATGCGCAAGATCCTCATCGTCGGCGCCGGGCAGTCCGGGCTCCAGCTGGCGATCGGCCTGCTCGGCGACGGCTACGACGTCACCCTGGCCACCCTCCAGTCACCGGACGAGCTGCGCGCCGGGCGGGTGCTGTCCACCCAGTGCCTGTTCGGCACCGCGCTCCGCCGCGAGCGCCGGCACCGGCTGGCCTTCTGGGACGGCGCCGCCCCCGAGATCACCGGGGTGGGGATGACCATCGCCGACGACCGGGGCGCCGCGGAGGCGTCCTGGACCGGGCGGCTGCGCGAGCCCGCCCAGTCGGTCGACCAGCGGGTCAAGATGGCCGCCTGGCTGGAGGAGTTCGAGCGGCGCGGCGGGCGCACCGTCTACCACGGCGTCACCCTCTCCGACCTGGAGTGGTTCGGCGGCGCCTACGACCTGACCGTGGTGGCCGCGGGGAAGGGCGAGCTGTCCGCCCTGTTCGAACCGGACCGGGCCCGGACCCGGCCGACCGGGGCGCGGCGCACCCTGGCGCTGGCCTACGTGCACGGCATGGCCGAGCACCCGGCGGGGGCGGTGATGCACCGCAGCGCCGTCCCCGGAGCCGGCGAGGTGATCACGCTGCCCGCGCTGACCGGCTCCGGCCGCTGCCACGCCGTACTGGTGGAGGCCGTCCCCGGCGGCCCGATGGACCGCCCGGTGCCCTCCCGGCCGCAGTCCGGCATGGTCCTGGAGAGCATCCTCGACGTGCTGCGGGACACCGCGCCGTGGGTGTACGAGCGCTGCGCGGAGGTCCGGCCCACCGACGCGGGGGCCGAGGCCCGCGGCGGCTACGCGCCGGCGGTGCGCAACCCGGTGGGCCGCCTGCCGGACGGCACCGCGGTGCTGGGCATGGCCGACGCGATCGTGGTCAACGACCCCATCACCTCCCAGGGCGCCAACGCCGCCTCGGCCTGCGCCGAGGTGTACCGCAGGGCCATCGTGGACCACGGCGGGCGCCCCTTCGACGAGGAGTTCATGCGCGGCGCGTTCACCGCGTACTGGCGGCACGCCCGGCACGTCACCGCCTGGAGCGAGGTGATGCTGGACGGCCCGCCGCACGCCTGGGAGCTGCTCCGCGCCGCCGCGGACCACCCCGAGCTCGCCGACCGGTTCGCCGCGGCCTTCGACGACCCGTCCGACCTCATCGGCTGGTTCCTGCACCCCGAGCGGGCCTACGCCCACCTGGACCGGGTCCGGTTCGGCACCCGGGGGTGA
- a CDS encoding MetQ/NlpA family ABC transporter substrate-binding protein: MRRRTALTALAAALPLAAASCGAPSENAAGASGEGETLVVGATAVPAGEILAFVRDELAADAGLDLKITEYSDYIAPDTALAEGELDANLYQHEPFLEEFNAGNGADLVAVQDVYLPPLGLYSNGVGDPDDLPDGAEVAVPNDPTNEYRALLLLQEGGLLTLSEDAEESSFSLSDIEENPRDLEFREVEAAQLPRSLDDVDAAVVNNNYAQDAGLSPTEDAILVEELEGSPYVNVLAARSDNADDPRITTLAELLTAPETVKFIEEEYQGSVIPVAAG; the protein is encoded by the coding sequence ATGCGCCGCCGCACCGCCCTCACTGCCCTCGCCGCCGCCCTCCCGCTGGCGGCCGCCTCCTGCGGCGCCCCCTCGGAGAACGCGGCGGGAGCCTCCGGCGAGGGGGAGACCCTGGTGGTCGGCGCCACCGCGGTGCCCGCCGGCGAGATCCTCGCCTTCGTCCGGGACGAGCTCGCCGCCGACGCCGGCCTGGACCTGAAGATCACCGAGTACTCCGACTACATCGCCCCGGACACCGCCCTGGCCGAGGGCGAGCTGGACGCCAACCTCTACCAGCACGAGCCGTTCCTGGAGGAGTTCAACGCCGGCAACGGCGCGGACCTGGTCGCCGTCCAGGACGTCTACCTGCCCCCGCTCGGCCTCTACTCCAACGGCGTCGGCGACCCGGACGACCTGCCGGACGGCGCCGAGGTCGCGGTGCCCAACGACCCCACCAACGAGTACCGGGCGCTGCTGCTGCTCCAGGAGGGCGGCCTGCTCACCCTCTCCGAGGACGCCGAGGAGAGCTCCTTCTCCCTCTCCGACATCGAGGAGAACCCGCGCGACCTGGAGTTCCGCGAGGTCGAGGCGGCCCAGCTGCCGCGCTCCCTGGACGACGTCGACGCGGCGGTGGTCAACAACAACTACGCCCAGGACGCCGGGCTGAGCCCCACCGAGGATGCGATCCTGGTCGAGGAGCTGGAGGGCAGCCCCTACGTCAACGTGCTGGCCGCCCGCTCCGACAACGCCGACGATCCGCGCATCACCACCCTCGCCGAGCTGCTCACCGCCCCGGAGACGGTGAAGTTCATCGAGGAGGAGTACCAGGGCAGCGTCATCCCGGTCGCCGCCGGCTAG
- a CDS encoding bifunctional metallophosphatase/5'-nucleotidase: MPLPPLRRAAAPALLAAALLAVPAPAWADPPAEDADFTLTVLHANDLESALLGAPADADYGGAARFTALMERLRAEESGPEAARGGESEHRGVVSLSSGDMYLAGPELSASMEEGAPFYDAIAAARTGWDAISFGNHEFDFGPDFYADYIEAYREAGGTAPFLSANTDVSAEPRLAELAAGGAIAPSTVLEEQGEEIGVVGALTPQLPAISSPRGVVVDPEVAAAVQGAVDDLTDEGVDKIVLISHLQDIGNERALVSELRDVDVVIAGGGGEVQAGPDTPLVPGDTVTEDPQTGEPMGYPLWAQDSAGTEVPVVQANSDYKYIGRLVADFDAEGNLLRIAERSGPVRVSGTGEDAVEPDPGVHADVHEPVGKHLDELAEDTAATSEVPLDGVRDPGVRTAETNLGNLVADAVLAAGRAKAGEYGVPEPQLALQNGGGIRNNSVLPAGPVSELDTYSVLPFANQVAVVPELPRSQVKELLENAVSRIPAADGRFAQVAGVEFGYDAGRTAQQVNDDGEVLTAGERVRDAVLADGTVLVADGQVVEGDPVTVATIDFSAAGGDQYPFRGADFTPVGTVHQQALSAYLRGDLGGTVTAADYPEGGEGRITRLD, translated from the coding sequence ATGCCCCTTCCCCCGCTGCGCCGCGCCGCCGCCCCCGCGCTGCTCGCGGCCGCCCTGCTCGCCGTACCCGCCCCCGCCTGGGCCGATCCCCCCGCCGAGGACGCCGACTTCACCCTGACCGTGCTGCACGCCAACGACCTGGAGTCCGCGCTGCTCGGCGCGCCCGCCGACGCCGACTACGGCGGCGCGGCGCGGTTCACCGCGCTGATGGAGCGGCTCCGCGCCGAGGAGTCCGGGCCCGAGGCCGCCCGGGGCGGCGAGTCCGAGCACCGCGGCGTGGTCTCGCTCTCCTCCGGAGACATGTACCTGGCCGGCCCGGAGCTCTCGGCGAGCATGGAGGAGGGCGCGCCGTTCTACGACGCGATCGCCGCCGCCCGCACCGGCTGGGACGCGATCTCCTTCGGCAACCACGAGTTCGACTTCGGCCCGGACTTCTACGCCGACTACATCGAGGCCTACCGGGAGGCCGGCGGCACCGCGCCGTTCCTCTCCGCCAACACCGACGTCTCCGCCGAGCCGCGCCTGGCCGAGCTGGCCGCCGGCGGCGCGATCGCCCCGAGCACCGTGCTGGAGGAGCAGGGCGAGGAGATCGGCGTGGTCGGGGCGCTCACCCCGCAGCTGCCGGCCATCTCCAGCCCGCGCGGCGTGGTGGTCGACCCGGAGGTCGCCGCGGCCGTGCAGGGCGCGGTGGACGACCTGACCGACGAGGGCGTCGACAAGATCGTCCTCATCTCGCACCTGCAGGACATCGGCAACGAGCGGGCGCTCGTCTCCGAGCTGCGCGACGTGGACGTGGTCATCGCCGGCGGCGGCGGGGAGGTGCAGGCCGGCCCGGACACCCCGCTGGTCCCCGGGGACACCGTCACCGAGGACCCGCAGACCGGCGAGCCGATGGGCTACCCGCTGTGGGCGCAGGACTCCGCGGGGACCGAGGTTCCGGTGGTCCAGGCCAACTCCGACTACAAGTACATCGGCCGGCTGGTCGCCGACTTCGACGCCGAGGGGAACCTGCTCCGCATCGCCGAGCGCTCCGGCCCGGTGCGGGTCTCCGGCACCGGCGAGGACGCCGTCGAGCCCGATCCCGGCGTCCACGCCGACGTGCACGAGCCGGTGGGCAAGCACCTGGACGAGCTGGCCGAGGACACCGCCGCCACCTCCGAGGTGCCGCTGGACGGCGTCCGCGACCCGGGGGTGCGCACCGCCGAGACCAACCTGGGGAACCTGGTCGCCGACGCGGTGCTGGCCGCGGGCCGGGCCAAGGCCGGCGAGTACGGCGTGCCCGAGCCGCAGCTCGCGCTGCAGAACGGCGGCGGGATCCGGAACAACTCGGTGCTGCCCGCCGGGCCGGTCTCCGAGCTGGACACCTACTCGGTGCTTCCGTTCGCCAACCAGGTCGCCGTGGTGCCGGAGCTGCCCCGCTCCCAGGTCAAGGAGCTGCTGGAGAACGCGGTCTCCCGGATCCCCGCGGCCGACGGCCGGTTCGCGCAGGTGGCCGGGGTGGAGTTCGGCTACGACGCGGGCCGCACCGCGCAGCAGGTGAACGACGACGGGGAGGTGCTCACCGCGGGCGAGCGGGTCCGCGACGCCGTGCTGGCGGACGGCACCGTGCTGGTGGCCGACGGGCAGGTGGTCGAGGGCGACCCGGTCACCGTGGCGACGATCGACTTCTCCGCCGCCGGCGGCGACCAGTACCCGTTCCGCGGCGCGGACTTCACCCCGGTGGGCACCGTGCACCAGCAGGCGCTCTCCGCCTACCTCCGCGGCGACCTGGGCGGTACGGTGACCGCGGCCGACTACCCGGAGGGCGGCGAGGGCCGGATCACCCGGCTGGACTGA
- a CDS encoding MmcQ/YjbR family DNA-binding protein: protein MTPEQIIDMALWFPEAEETEPFGPGVQVYKVRGKMFALLGEDREHGAAQVSLKCDPGLALELRAQFPAVRPGYHLAKKHWNSVRLDGSVPDDELAEMLRHSYELVVAGLRRADRDRLLAVLGDDLPPLP from the coding sequence GTGACACCCGAGCAGATCATCGATATGGCGCTGTGGTTCCCCGAGGCGGAGGAGACCGAGCCGTTCGGCCCAGGCGTCCAGGTCTACAAGGTGCGGGGCAAGATGTTCGCGCTGCTCGGCGAGGACCGCGAACACGGCGCCGCGCAGGTCTCGCTCAAGTGCGACCCCGGGCTGGCGCTGGAGCTGCGCGCCCAGTTCCCCGCCGTCCGCCCCGGATACCACCTGGCCAAGAAGCACTGGAACAGCGTCCGCCTGGACGGCTCGGTACCCGACGACGAGCTCGCCGAGATGCTCCGGCACTCCTACGAGCTCGTCGTCGCCGGCCTGCGCCGCGCCGACCGGGACCGCCTCCTCGCCGTCCTCGGCGACGACCTCCCGCCGCTGCCCTGA
- a CDS encoding serine/threonine-protein kinase, whose translation MKARGPRRLDPLLPGDPAEVGGYRLVGRVGSGGMGTVYAATGDGIRGYLAVKVVHGRHAGDEAFRRRFAAEARLLARVNSPCVARFAGADVQAERPWLATEFVPGPTLRRHVERHGRLRRGMLYALAVGCADALRAVHAVDVVHRDLNPGNVVLSPAGPKLLDFGIAHRETREDATRWLRLRRYRRAVRDLRLPDPAPEGEERLPGPRDRLGTPGWISPEQYRGGEVTAASDVFLWGALVAYAASARDPFGVAPPAELARRAVREAPDVDRLPPALEGPVAAAMAKDPGDRPSVPDLLDALLAADGAAPPAGPAGRAAAVREVLRRDWTEVAVRPPKPPRQSRFRPAAD comes from the coding sequence GTGAAGGCCCGCGGCCCGCGCCGGCTGGACCCGCTGCTGCCCGGCGACCCCGCCGAGGTCGGCGGGTACCGCCTGGTGGGCCGGGTCGGATCGGGCGGTATGGGCACCGTCTACGCGGCGACCGGTGACGGGATCCGCGGCTATCTGGCGGTCAAGGTGGTGCACGGCAGGCACGCCGGCGACGAGGCGTTCCGCCGCAGGTTCGCCGCGGAGGCGCGGCTGCTCGCCCGGGTGAACAGCCCGTGCGTGGCCCGGTTCGCCGGGGCCGACGTGCAGGCGGAGCGGCCCTGGCTGGCCACCGAGTTCGTGCCCGGGCCGACCCTGCGCCGGCACGTGGAGCGGCACGGCCGGCTGCGCCGCGGCATGCTGTACGCGCTCGCCGTCGGGTGCGCCGACGCGCTGCGCGCGGTGCACGCGGTGGACGTGGTGCACCGGGACCTCAACCCGGGCAACGTGGTGCTCTCCCCCGCCGGACCCAAGCTGCTCGACTTCGGCATCGCGCACCGGGAGACCCGGGAGGACGCCACCCGCTGGCTCCGGCTGCGCCGCTACCGCCGGGCCGTGCGCGACCTGCGGCTGCCCGATCCGGCGCCGGAGGGCGAGGAGCGGCTGCCCGGCCCGCGCGACCGGCTGGGCACCCCCGGGTGGATCAGCCCCGAGCAGTACCGGGGCGGTGAGGTGACGGCCGCCTCGGACGTCTTCCTGTGGGGCGCGCTGGTGGCCTACGCCGCGTCGGCGCGCGACCCGTTCGGGGTGGCGCCGCCGGCCGAGCTGGCCCGCCGTGCGGTGCGCGAGGCGCCCGACGTGGACCGGCTGCCGCCCGCCCTGGAGGGGCCGGTGGCCGCGGCGATGGCGAAGGACCCGGGGGACCGGCCGTCCGTGCCGGACCTGCTCGACGCGCTGCTCGCGGCGGACGGGGCGGCGCCTCCGGCCGGGCCGGCCGGCCGCGCGGCGGCGGTGCGCGAGGTGCTCCGGCGGGACTGGACCGAGGTGGCGGTACGGCCGCCGAAGCCGCCGCGGCAGAGCCGGTTCCGGCCGGCCGCGGACTAG
- a CDS encoding MinD/ParA family ATP-binding protein, with the protein MGELSAEALIRRERPAPKGGWRRALYTVTGGRLNPGESKIEQRRQELEASVGRAVLPEEHQSIVVLGADPGVGATTVALGLGSVLAAHRGDRIIAVDAEAEHPPVTGRLPLKWHAELPLQELIASPGSAVRFSDMNRFTAQTTGGLDVLASRPEDTAARPLGLEGFRRISDAVERHYPVQLVDAGSGLGQPAMPAVLARATRLVLVCAPSKEGAGRAATVLDEVRDLGFDELAAECTIVVDRAGGTPELEDLRRQLADRCAAALLLPEDPQLSAGRPVEPGGLRTPTALGLLELAVEITEGFGRARSEGAGGRPEGT; encoded by the coding sequence TTGGGCGAGCTCAGCGCGGAGGCGCTGATCCGCCGGGAGCGGCCGGCCCCCAAGGGGGGATGGCGCCGTGCGCTGTACACCGTGACCGGCGGCCGGCTCAACCCCGGGGAGTCCAAGATCGAGCAGCGCCGCCAGGAGCTGGAGGCGTCGGTGGGCCGGGCCGTGCTGCCGGAGGAGCACCAGTCCATCGTGGTGCTCGGCGCGGACCCGGGGGTCGGCGCGACCACCGTCGCGCTCGGCCTGGGGTCGGTGCTGGCCGCGCACCGCGGCGACCGGATCATCGCGGTGGACGCCGAGGCCGAGCACCCCCCGGTCACCGGGCGGCTCCCGCTCAAATGGCACGCCGAGCTGCCGCTGCAGGAGCTGATCGCCTCGCCGGGGTCGGCCGTCCGGTTCTCCGACATGAACCGGTTCACCGCGCAGACCACCGGCGGCCTGGACGTGCTGGCGTCCCGCCCGGAGGACACCGCCGCCCGGCCGCTGGGCCTGGAGGGGTTCCGGCGGATCTCCGACGCGGTGGAGCGGCACTACCCGGTGCAGCTGGTCGACGCCGGCAGCGGGCTGGGGCAGCCGGCGATGCCGGCGGTCCTGGCCCGGGCCACCCGGCTGGTGCTGGTCTGCGCGCCGTCCAAGGAGGGCGCCGGGCGCGCCGCCACCGTGCTGGACGAGGTCCGCGACCTGGGGTTCGACGAACTGGCCGCGGAGTGCACCATCGTCGTCGACCGGGCCGGCGGCACCCCTGAGCTGGAGGACCTGCGGCGGCAGCTGGCCGACCGGTGCGCCGCGGCGCTGCTGCTCCCCGAGGACCCGCAGCTGTCCGCAGGGCGGCCGGTGGAGCCCGGCGGGCTGCGCACCCCGACCGCGCTGGGCCTGCTGGAGCTCGCGGTGGAGATCACCGAGGGGTTCGGCCGCGCGCGCTCCGAGGGCGCCGGCGGCCGGCCCGAGGGGACGTGA
- a CDS encoding alpha/beta fold hydrolase produces the protein MTAQEHMLAVNGIEIHAEEFGDPEHPPVLLIMGSMTQGAMWPDALVGRIAAAGYRVIRYDHRDTGRSSALDFEAAPYTWEAIRDDALGVLDALGVESAHLVGHSAGGVLAQWIAVVRPERVRSLTVIGSSPLGRREGRVILRALTGEAQPEGSLPEPAPEFVELFRKASAAPPSGREELIAFQVETARMLNGPNLPFDADAQRRLEERLLDRDRDPATVANHRLAAAADLDFEPVGALPGITAPTLVLEGACEPVKPGHGPLIAAEIPGARMRFVQDMGHTIAPEVVGEVTDTVLEHLAAAEGGAAG, from the coding sequence TTGACCGCTCAGGAACACATGCTCGCGGTGAACGGCATCGAGATCCACGCCGAGGAGTTCGGCGACCCGGAGCACCCGCCGGTGCTGCTCATCATGGGGTCGATGACGCAGGGCGCGATGTGGCCGGACGCCCTCGTCGGGCGGATCGCCGCGGCCGGGTACCGGGTGATCCGGTACGACCACCGGGACACCGGGCGCTCGTCCGCCCTGGACTTCGAGGCCGCCCCCTACACCTGGGAGGCGATCCGCGACGACGCGCTGGGCGTGCTGGACGCGCTCGGCGTCGAATCGGCCCACCTGGTGGGCCACTCCGCGGGAGGGGTGCTGGCGCAGTGGATCGCCGTGGTCCGGCCGGAGCGGGTGCGGTCGCTGACCGTCATCGGCTCCTCCCCGCTCGGCCGGCGGGAGGGCCGGGTGATACTGCGCGCCCTGACCGGGGAGGCCCAGCCGGAGGGGTCCCTCCCCGAGCCGGCCCCCGAGTTCGTCGAGCTGTTCCGGAAGGCGTCCGCCGCGCCGCCGTCCGGGCGGGAGGAGCTGATCGCGTTCCAGGTGGAGACGGCCCGGATGCTCAACGGCCCGAACCTGCCGTTCGACGCCGACGCCCAGCGCCGCCTGGAGGAGCGCCTGCTGGACCGGGACCGCGACCCCGCCACGGTCGCCAACCACCGCCTCGCCGCAGCGGCCGACCTGGACTTCGAGCCGGTCGGGGCGCTGCCGGGGATCACCGCGCCGACGCTCGTCCTGGAGGGCGCCTGCGAGCCGGTCAAGCCGGGGCACGGCCCGCTGATCGCCGCGGAGATCCCCGGCGCCCGGATGCGCTTCGTGCAGGACATGGGCCACACGATCGCCCCGGAGGTGGTCGGGGAGGTCACCGACACCGTCCTGGAGCACCTCGCCGCGGCCGAGGGCGGGGCGGCCGGGTAG
- a CDS encoding aldo/keto reductase: MERRILGGTGISVSEFALGTMMLGAWGTADHGAAARIVHTALDAGINFVDTADMYSDGESEVIVGKALKGRRDDVVLATKFHNPMGPDANHRGNSRRWIVRAVEDSLRRLDTEWIDLYQVHRPDPDTELDETLSALSDLVRAGKIRAYGTSAFPAEELVEARWTAERRGHVLPRSEQPPYSILARGIEADVLPTARRYGMGVLTWSPLSAGWLSGRYGGPDGADPGEAHRSSMLGAMYDTALPGNAAKLAAVTELKKVAADAGMPLPHLALAFVLEHPAVTSVLIGPRTQEQLEGLLAGAGLRLDASVLDRIDEIVPPGTDVVRDPTFHLPPALADERLRRR, translated from the coding sequence ATGGAGCGACGCATTCTCGGCGGAACCGGGATCTCGGTCAGCGAGTTCGCGCTGGGCACGATGATGCTCGGCGCCTGGGGCACCGCCGACCACGGGGCGGCGGCGCGGATCGTGCACACCGCGCTGGACGCGGGGATCAACTTCGTCGACACCGCGGACATGTACTCCGACGGGGAGTCGGAGGTGATCGTCGGCAAGGCGCTCAAGGGGCGCCGGGACGACGTGGTGCTGGCCACCAAGTTCCACAATCCGATGGGGCCGGACGCCAACCACCGGGGCAACTCCCGCCGGTGGATCGTGCGCGCGGTGGAGGACAGCCTGCGCCGGCTGGACACCGAGTGGATCGACCTCTACCAGGTGCACCGGCCCGACCCCGACACCGAGCTGGACGAGACCCTGTCCGCCCTGTCCGACCTGGTCCGGGCCGGGAAGATCCGGGCGTACGGCACCTCGGCGTTCCCCGCCGAGGAGCTCGTGGAGGCGCGGTGGACCGCCGAGCGGCGCGGCCACGTGCTGCCGCGCAGCGAGCAGCCGCCGTACTCGATCCTGGCCCGGGGCATCGAGGCGGACGTGCTGCCCACCGCGCGCCGGTACGGCATGGGCGTGCTGACCTGGAGCCCGCTGAGCGCCGGCTGGCTGTCCGGCCGGTACGGCGGCCCGGACGGCGCGGATCCGGGCGAGGCGCACCGCAGTTCGATGCTGGGCGCCATGTACGACACCGCGCTGCCCGGCAACGCCGCGAAGCTGGCGGCGGTCACCGAGCTGAAGAAGGTCGCCGCGGACGCCGGGATGCCGCTGCCGCACCTGGCGCTGGCGTTCGTGCTGGAGCACCCGGCGGTGACCTCGGTGCTCATCGGTCCGCGCACCCAGGAGCAGCTGGAGGGCCTGCTGGCCGGCGCGGGGCTGCGGTTGGACGCGTCGGTGCTGGACCGGATCGACGAGATCGTCCCGCCCGGTACCGACGTGGTCCGCGACCCGACCTTCCACCTGCCGCCCGCCCTGGCGGATGAGCGGCTGCGCCGGCGCTGA
- a CDS encoding helix-turn-helix domain-containing protein has protein sequence MVHSAAELSLFLKARRGSLTPEEVGLPDGINRRRVRGLRREEVAQLAGVSVDYYTRIEQGRSGAVSDEVLQALARALVLSADERRYLHNLAGNITRRSARAARATEPCTPPETPRQTVRPELRALLRSMAGTPAAVFGRGLDILAWNPVMGRLWPGLDDLPEAELNLPRLLFTDPAAAALHADADLLRGEVVARLRADTGRDPEEPRLCAVVTDLQRSSALFRELWETHRVEEAPHGAHRLRHPQAGELTLHFEKLPLPADPGQFLLVYAPEPGSPSEERLALLAAGQPA, from the coding sequence ATGGTGCATTCAGCGGCAGAACTGAGCCTGTTCCTCAAGGCCCGCCGGGGCTCGCTCACCCCGGAGGAGGTGGGCCTGCCCGACGGGATCAACCGGCGCCGGGTCCGCGGGCTGCGCCGCGAGGAGGTCGCCCAGCTCGCCGGGGTCAGCGTCGACTACTACACCCGCATCGAGCAGGGGCGCAGCGGCGCGGTCTCCGACGAGGTGCTGCAGGCGCTCGCCCGCGCACTGGTCCTCTCCGCCGACGAGCGCCGCTACCTGCACAACCTCGCCGGGAACATCACCCGCCGCTCCGCCCGGGCGGCCCGCGCCACCGAACCCTGCACCCCTCCCGAGACGCCCCGGCAGACCGTCCGCCCCGAACTGCGCGCGCTGCTGCGCTCCATGGCGGGGACGCCCGCGGCGGTGTTCGGCCGCGGGCTCGACATCCTGGCCTGGAACCCGGTGATGGGCCGGCTCTGGCCCGGCCTGGACGACCTCCCCGAGGCCGAGCTCAACCTGCCCCGGCTGCTCTTCACCGACCCCGCGGCCGCCGCCCTGCACGCCGACGCCGACCTGCTCCGCGGCGAGGTGGTCGCCCGGCTCCGCGCCGACACCGGCCGCGACCCCGAAGAGCCCCGGCTCTGCGCCGTGGTGACGGACCTGCAGCGGTCCAGCGCCCTCTTCCGCGAGCTGTGGGAGACCCACCGGGTCGAGGAGGCCCCGCACGGCGCGCACCGGCTGCGCCACCCGCAGGCCGGCGAGCTGACCCTGCACTTCGAGAAGCTGCCGCTGCCCGCCGACCCCGGGCAGTTCCTCCTCGTCTACGCACCCGAACCGGGGTCCCCCTCCGAGGAGCGCCTCGCCCTGCTGGCCGCCGGGCAGCCGGCCTGA